In Blastopirellula sp. J2-11, a single genomic region encodes these proteins:
- a CDS encoding efflux RND transporter permease subunit gives MPYENASMRRKTIVAVVLFQFLIGASICILGILKIDTNIEDVMQWLPDHSDERDLYESLVSRFGVDDFLLVTWDDCTADDPRRQLVEDRLQRDDVSGLVAKTISGANLLENNSAGYETQGAIIERFRGFFFGENDQTCIAIILTKSGMTNRLDSMEFVETAVRDSVGADQAGLLIVGYPAISAEGDKLIRQNLTNALLPCCLLATIVAWFFLRDLRLVLVVFLTSGVASGMSIAIVTLSGYKWGGLTSAIPALTFILSVSGTLHLINYARGADHSQIAATALRLGWKPCLFSALTTAVSMLSLSHSEYQAIREFGFFCAAGVVNSVFWQLAFAPWALQLIAGKIETGRAGASLAPLHDWTAAHPRFVFGWFVVALVVTACGLPMLQSGLEVEEMFGSEIATIRDVARFEAKIGPIDQTELLVEFVAADPAQLADRAAAIRQLQTVLEETAEVDATLSATAWLPPESEKRGIAGVSQRVLYRKKLAGLREQLTETSYLSLQSTPSGEAIETWRISLRFPFSKSVDFEQLRDSVAIVAKQELAKRYSPDEIQIQQTGVGLLYHVAQNKLMADLFFNYLLAFAVICPLMMLALWSVPLGLLSMIPNCFPAICLYGAIGLWGQPIDIGIAIAGCIALGIAVDDTTHFMMRAKEIALREEGSSRITSSAIRIAYAQCSRAMLATTLIATVGLAAFLNQTLLVMSRFSLVLILSLLIALVCDLLLLPALLYTFRVTGPPDGRRVEVGDRKSSCSSGY, from the coding sequence ATGCCTTACGAAAACGCCAGCATGCGAAGGAAGACCATCGTCGCGGTGGTGCTTTTTCAGTTTCTCATCGGCGCATCGATCTGCATCCTCGGCATTTTGAAGATCGATACGAACATCGAAGATGTGATGCAATGGCTCCCCGACCATTCGGACGAGCGCGACCTTTATGAGTCGCTAGTGTCGCGGTTCGGCGTCGATGATTTTCTGCTGGTGACTTGGGACGACTGTACGGCCGACGACCCGCGCCGACAGTTGGTCGAAGATCGGTTGCAGCGAGACGATGTCAGCGGGCTCGTCGCAAAGACGATCTCAGGCGCCAACTTGCTGGAGAACAACAGTGCAGGCTATGAGACGCAGGGGGCGATTATCGAGCGGTTTCGCGGGTTCTTCTTTGGTGAGAACGACCAGACCTGTATTGCGATCATTCTGACTAAATCAGGCATGACGAATCGATTGGATTCGATGGAGTTTGTCGAAACGGCCGTGCGCGACAGTGTCGGCGCCGATCAAGCGGGATTGCTGATCGTCGGCTATCCGGCGATTTCAGCGGAAGGGGATAAGCTGATCCGCCAGAATTTGACCAACGCGCTGCTGCCGTGTTGCCTGTTGGCGACAATTGTGGCGTGGTTCTTTCTCCGAGACCTGCGGCTGGTTCTGGTGGTCTTCCTCACCAGCGGCGTCGCCAGCGGCATGAGCATCGCAATAGTGACCTTGAGCGGTTACAAATGGGGCGGCCTGACTTCGGCGATCCCTGCGCTCACGTTTATCCTGTCGGTTTCCGGTACGTTGCATCTGATCAATTATGCCCGCGGCGCCGATCATTCTCAGATCGCCGCAACGGCGCTGCGGCTTGGTTGGAAGCCTTGTCTCTTTTCCGCATTGACCACGGCGGTCAGCATGTTGTCGCTCAGTCATAGTGAATATCAGGCGATCCGCGAATTTGGATTTTTTTGCGCAGCTGGCGTGGTGAATTCGGTCTTTTGGCAATTAGCGTTCGCACCTTGGGCGTTGCAGTTGATCGCAGGAAAAATCGAGACCGGGCGTGCTGGCGCGTCACTGGCTCCGTTACATGACTGGACAGCGGCGCATCCACGTTTTGTCTTTGGCTGGTTCGTCGTAGCGCTTGTGGTGACGGCCTGCGGCTTGCCGATGCTCCAAAGCGGGCTCGAGGTCGAAGAGATGTTCGGATCTGAGATCGCGACGATTCGCGACGTCGCCCGCTTTGAGGCGAAGATCGGTCCGATCGACCAAACCGAACTGCTGGTCGAATTTGTCGCCGCTGATCCGGCTCAGTTGGCGGATCGAGCGGCCGCGATTCGCCAACTGCAAACGGTTCTGGAAGAAACCGCGGAAGTCGACGCAACCTTGTCTGCGACTGCCTGGTTGCCGCCGGAATCGGAGAAGCGCGGGATCGCCGGCGTGAGCCAGCGCGTCTTGTACCGCAAAAAGCTGGCAGGCTTACGCGAGCAATTGACCGAGACTTCTTATTTGTCGCTTCAGTCGACGCCCTCTGGCGAAGCGATCGAAACTTGGCGAATCAGTCTGCGCTTTCCCTTTTCGAAAAGCGTCGATTTTGAGCAGTTGCGAGATTCGGTGGCGATCGTCGCCAAGCAAGAACTGGCGAAACGGTATTCGCCCGACGAGATCCAGATTCAACAGACCGGCGTTGGCCTGCTGTACCATGTCGCGCAAAACAAGTTGATGGCCGATCTCTTTTTCAACTATCTGCTGGCTTTCGCCGTCATCTGCCCGTTGATGATGCTGGCGCTTTGGTCGGTTCCGTTGGGCCTGCTGTCGATGATCCCCAACTGTTTTCCGGCGATCTGTTTGTACGGAGCGATCGGACTGTGGGGGCAACCGATCGATATCGGCATTGCCATCGCCGGTTGCATCGCGCTGGGAATTGCGGTCGACGATACGACCCATTTTATGATGCGGGCCAAAGAAATCGCGCTACGCGAAGAGGGATCGTCGAGAATCACTAGCAGCGCAATCCGAATCGCCTATGCGCAATGTTCACGCGCCATGTTGGCGACAACGTTGATCGCGACGGTGGGACTCGCCGCCTTCTTAAATCAGACGTTGTTGGTGATGTCGCGTTTTTCGCTGGTCTTGATTCTCTCACTGCTCATCGCACTCGTTTGCGATCTGTTGCTGCTGCCGGCGCTGCTTTATACGTTTCGCGTGACGGGCCCGCCGGATGGTAGGCGGGTAGAAGTGGGAGATCGCAAATCGAGTTGCTCAAGCGGCTATTAG